In Ktedonobacterales bacterium, the sequence CGGGAACTGGGCCTGCGGCCTGGGCTGCTTGCCTCGGCTGGGCCTCGTCGAGCGAGAGGTCCTCGCTCCCGTTGGTCGCTCGCGCAGCCCAGTTCCCGCATTCTCCCTCGCTGCGCTCGGTCGCGCGGTCCAGCCTCGGCAGTCTCGCTCCCGTTGGTCGCTCGCGCGTCCCTCTTGGCGGCTGGACGCTGGCCTGCTGGTACGGTGGTCTGGAGGGCGAACGCTCGCCCTGGCGCAGCGTTGGCCGCCTGGAAGGCGGCGCTACCAGTACCATGCCTCGCTTGCCAACACCTCATTTTTGCTAGAACCGGCAGAAACGGCGCTTGACATGGCTTTCCAGGCATATTATAATTTTAGTGGATTAAATATTAATGCCCTAAATAATTACCGGGTGGTGTGCGATGGACGTTCAAGAACAACAGGTCAATGAAGGACTGGCGATCTGCCGCGATCTGGTGCGCGCAGTGTTTGCGCTGAAATTTCATCCTCATCCCCACGCCCAGCATTTCCATGCATTTGAGGAAGCGCAGCGGCCAGAGGGCTGCCCTGAAGGCGGTGGCCCATTGGAAGGGTCGCAGGGGATGGGGTGGTCTAGGCCGGAGGGCATCCCGGAGGCGCAGATCAAGCTGGTGGTTCACCTGGCAATTCATGGCCCGCAGACAATGAGCGAGGTAGCCGATGGGCTGGATGTGACGACGCCTGCTGTGACCGGCCTGGTGGATAAGCTGGAGAAGCGCAGCCTGGTGGAGCGTGTGCGCGATAGCCAGGACCGGCGCGTGGTGCGGGTACGCCTGGCTCCGCACGCGCAGCAAATGGCCGAGGCGCATCTGGCCGAACGACGACGCCAGATGCGCGCGGTGCTGGCGACTTTGACGCCAGAGGAGCAGCAGACCTTTCTCAGAACGCTGCGGCTGCTGGTCCAGAAGCTGTATACCAGGCAAGAAGTGGAAACTGCCAACAAATAGGGCCAGCTCGCTATGAAGGAGTCCGAGGGTATCGCCCGCTTTCGTTCTCCTCTGCTTTTCACCCGGTTGTTGGCTGGGCGCCGTGCTGGCCTTTCTCCTCATCGGGGTGGGTGATGCGATGTGTCCATTGGCTGACCATTTCCAACACGTCATCAATGGCAAACGGTTTGGGGAGGAGCGCGTTGGCAAGCTCAAAATGGCTGCCCATGAGTCGTTGGGCAGCGGACATTACGATAATGGCGTGGCTGCCGCGTAATAGTGGGTCAGCGGCCAGCGTTTCCATCACACCATAGCCATCGAGGACCGGCATCATCAGGTCCAGCAAAATGACGTGTGGGCCGAGTTCGGTGCGTTGGCGCAAGAGTTCCAGCGCCTCGCGTCCATTGCGCGCTGCCGCTACATTATAGCCCTCTTCCTCCAGCAATCCTTCCAGCAAATCGCGGATGCCGGTATCATCATCGACCACCAGCACATTGTAGCTCAGCATCTGCTCCCCCCTTCTCCTGGTGTCTTCAGAATCTCTCCCCTCGCGCCATTCAACGTGTGATCTCCGCGAGGGGAGAAGGACAGCCATTGTTTGCCTGCAAGAACTATTCCATAGCTGGCTTTTCTGTACCGACCGCCGCTTCTGGCGAGATGCTCAAGAATCCTGGGAAGAAGTGCGATATAATAGGCCGGGCTGGTGATATGGCCGTTGCCCCCGCCCTGGCTGGGGGTTACAGCCGCGCCTGGTGGCCCTGGGCCATCAAGTAAGGCTGCGCGAGCCGTAGGCGAGAGTGCCGAGGCCCAGCCGAGGCAAGCAGCCTTACCCGAAGGGGCCTCTTTCAGGGACTCCCCATCCGGCATACTCACCGGCTGCTGGTGATGGCGGATGATGCGCCGATGAGGTGGGGAATCGGTTGAGCACACAGATATACCTATAAAGAGGGCATTTCCAAACTCGCTCAAGTGAGGAAGTGCCTTTCAAGGGAGACTTATACCAGCGCACAATGCGGACCAGATGTGACCGCTTTTCGTGAGAGGCTCTTAAGGAGCGTATGTGTCGTTACGCACGTAGGAAAGGATCACTCCAATGGCCGAACAACAAACAGACCTTCTGCCTTTCTACACAGGGTGGGATGCCTATCAGGCGCTCTTGATCAAGGCGATTGCCCCACTCTCGTCCGAACAACTCGCCCTGCGAGTCGCTCCACATCTGCGCTCTATCGGTGAAAATGTGGCCCATATCATTAGTGGCCGGGTCAGCAATTTTCACCTGGTCATGGGCGAGGGGGGTGCTGAGCTG encodes:
- a CDS encoding response regulator: MLSYNVLVVDDDTGIRDLLEGLLEEEGYNVAAARNGREALELLRQRTELGPHVILLDLMMPVLDGYGVMETLAADPLLRGSHAIIVMSAAQRLMGSHFELANALLPKPFAIDDVLEMVSQWTHRITHPDEEKGQHGAQPTTG
- a CDS encoding MarR family transcriptional regulator gives rise to the protein MDVQEQQVNEGLAICRDLVRAVFALKFHPHPHAQHFHAFEEAQRPEGCPEGGGPLEGSQGMGWSRPEGIPEAQIKLVVHLAIHGPQTMSEVADGLDVTTPAVTGLVDKLEKRSLVERVRDSQDRRVVRVRLAPHAQQMAEAHLAERRRQMRAVLATLTPEEQQTFLRTLRLLVQKLYTRQEVETANK